AATAAATTTGGAGCAGGCTGAACGGGTTGGTTATTAACGGAAAATTCATCTATGTTGTTTAGATCATTAGGATTTAAACCGATATTCAACGTACCGTCCAGTGATTCGACTTTTAATTGATCGAATTTATATTCAATCCTATCAACATGGATTGGCGGTCTATTTTTCAGCTCGGCAAGTTCATCTGTCAGGCGTTTGAGTTCGTGTTCAAGTTTCATGATCCGTTTATCCTGGGCTTCTAAAAAACGCTGCATTTGTATGGAGTACGAATAAAGATCCTGATTCACGATTCAACACCTCACCTTCACCAAGATATGTTTTCATATATGACAGTATATGAAAAAGTTTACGGTAGGTGAATGCCTATGAACTAGGAGGTGTAAATGGTACGAAGGTGGTCAATGGTGCTATATCAGCTTCGATTTCCGGTGCAGGCTCAGTGAAGCCGCCGGTATTGGCCAATGTAGAATATGGTTTGATCACGCCTGCACTTCCAATTTGAAAAACGGAGGAGTTGGCGATGCTTTCAATTTTTATCATATTGATTTGGATGGTTTGGTGAATATTGAAAATCATGATGACTCCTTTCTATAAAACCATTAGAGATTTAAGACCATTGGCTGGTCGACGCCATCTGTATCATTTGTGTTTGTGGTGCTATAGGCATTATAAAGTGAAATGGATTCACCAGTATTGAACGAGCCAGCACCTGCAAACGTTTTTGAAGTGGAGTATGGATTAATTTTAAAGACGTCACCAATATGGACAACGCCACTGCTACCGACGTTAAT
This genomic stretch from Peribacillus muralis harbors:
- a CDS encoding spore germination protein GerPB, coding for MIFNIHQTIQINMIKIESIANSSVFQIGSAGVIKPYSTLANTGGFTEPAPEIEADIAPLTTFVPFTPPSS
- a CDS encoding spore germination protein, with product MPAIVGIVQVINVGSSGVVHIGDVFKINPYSTSKTFAGAGSFNTGESISLYNAYSTTNTNDTDGVDQPMVLNL